The Thermococcus henrietii genome segment AACTTTAAATATTTCGTGCATGCATGCACTTATAGGTGGTGCCGTTGGGCAAGACGATAACGATAGCGGATGACGTTTACTACGAGCTCGTCAAGATGAAGGGGAACAAGAGCTTTTCCGAGCTTTTGAGAGAGCTCATAGGCAAGAAAAAGAAGGGCAATCTCGACGTGCTGATGATTGCCTTCGGGACGATGACGGAAGAGGAGGCCAAGGAATTTGAGAAGGAAATGAAGGAGGTTGAGGAATGGTTGAACTCTTGGACACCAGCGTGGTAATTGAACTGTTCAAGGGCAATCGGAGGGTTTCAATGCAACTCCCAGAAGATGCCGAGTATGCTCTCCCTTCGATAGTGCTCTTTGAGCTCCTCTGCGGAAAGCTCAAACCCCGACAGAGGCTGGCCCTTGAAAAGATGCCTGTGCTGAACTTTG includes the following:
- a CDS encoding antitoxin VapB family protein, coding for MGKTITIADDVYYELVKMKGNKSFSELLRELIGKKKKGNLDVLMIAFGTMTEEEAKEFEKEMKEVEEWLNSWTPAW